From the genome of Seriola aureovittata isolate HTS-2021-v1 ecotype China chromosome 6, ASM2101889v1, whole genome shotgun sequence, one region includes:
- the plvapb gene encoding plasmalemma vesicle associated protein b, whose amino-acid sequence MYSSSYSRSKFGLEAREPLHKSKGKSCGYYMRIVFFFSSLIQSLIIVSLVLFLIYGQPEKSAEEKRVEDLELSFNRLSENNIQLRKEKGELGAQLEARTAEKAALEKALEKLKTDANSTEYQLKMKLSNCERMTTLSMMRRPTPPIQAPPLLTTSSELKTMQSLNAQQKALINLIEANFTQTVQYLSQERDNALKDRDTHHGDAITLRRENTMQKEQLTSYTRKCKEDFAQSLNGITTVTRDFLNRINNLFPHQLTFHLTCDSQQEQMEKIRNSCTNLSRDVENKFQLYLDNVGNKVAEIQAMSSRLEVQNSHLMSDLQQCEKNRSETVAEAARQLQLKQKTHDDQVEKLLMEQNRLREQKKLQDDSLALREREVKILQQNFKSGVPKASGLQAAPQQGGGTVANWPLVGAQGISKTLKVR is encoded by the exons ATGTACAGCTCCAGCTATTCCCGGAGCAAGTTTGGCCTGGAGGCAAGGGAGCCCCTGCACAAGTCGAAAGGAAAGAGCTGTGGTTACTACATGAggattgttttcttcttttcctctctgatcCAGTCTCTCATCATCGTCAGTCTGGTGCTCTTCCTCATCTATGGACAGCCAGAGAAGtctgcagaggagaagagggtgGAG GATCTGGAGCTGAGTTTCAACAGGCTGAGTGAGAACAACATCCAGCTGAGGAAGGAGAAAGGCGAGCTGGGAGCTCAGCTGGAAGCTCGCACAGCTGAGAAGGCTGCTCTGGAGAAAGCGCTGGAGAAGCTGAAGACCGATGCCAACAGCACAGAATATCAGCTAAAAATGAAGTTG tcaaACTGTGAGAGAATGACAACACTGAGCATGATGCGTCGTCCTACCCCTCCCATCCAGGCCCCTCCTTTACTCACTACCAGCA gtgaattaaaaacaatgcAGAGCCTCAACGCTCAGCAGAAAGCTCTGATAAATCTCATTGAGGCAAACTTCACCCAGACGGTTCAGTACCTGAGCCAGGAGAGAGACAACGCCCTCAAAGACCGAGACACTCACCACGGGGATGCCATCACCCTGCGCAGGGAGAACACAATGCAGAAAGAGCAGCTCACCAGCTACACCAG gaaGTGCAAAGAAGACTTTGCCCAGTCTTTGAACGGGATCACAACGGTGACCAGGGATTTCCTGAACCGTATCAACAACCTGTTCCCTCACCAGCTGACCTTTCACCTCACCTGTGACAGCCAGCAGGAACAAATGGAAAAGATAAGAAACAGCTGCACAAACCTGTCCAGAGACGTGGAGAATAAGTTCCAGTTGTATCTCGACAACGTTGGCAACAAG GTTGCAGAGATCCAAGCCATGTCCAGTCGTCTAGAGGTGCAGAACTCACACCTGATGTCCGACCTGCAGCAGTGTGAAAAAAATCGCAGTGAAACGGTCGCTGAGGCCGCCAGGCAGCTCCAGCTCAAGCAAAAGACTCATGATGACCAG GTGGAAAAATTACTTATGGAGCAGAACCGGTTGAGAGAACAGAAGAAGCTGCAGGACGACAGTTTggccctgagagagagagaagttaagATCCTCCAGCAGAATTTTAAg TCTGGTGTTCCTAAAGCTTCCGGCCTCCAGGCCGCCCCACAGCAGGGCGGAGGGACTGTGGCTAACTGGCCTCTTGTTGGAGCACAGGGCATCAGCAAAACTCTGAAG GTGAGATGA
- the babam1 gene encoding BRISC and BRCA1-A complex member 1 — protein METPEPGPADGEERLVELRPRTRSNPEGAEDRRSSTGSLGGSSNPNISQPAVGSRVEGEGEASTSDSPPSSTTTTVSTAAAQTVVPAAAAVTAAASASVPLSTAAVAAKERPKPTQQHPPLTTPVPPPAEYQLRVPRVNCPEKVIICLDLSEEMSLPKLESFNGSKTNALNISQKMIEMFVRTKHKIDKRHEFALVVVNDDALWLSGFTSDPRELCSCLYDLETNVCESFNLEDLLNVIRQKIELPLMENVQTIPPPYVVRTVLIYSRHAGQLQFNPSEAVSKMLQSPYFFFDVVYLHNGVEEQGDETSWRDNYTSFCNLDSKGVCYRFEVSLSGPALELHNCMAKLLAHPLQRPFQSHASYSLLEGEDPQDIEATV, from the exons ATGGAGACACCAGAGCCTGGTCCAGCGGACGGCGAGGAGCGTCTGGTGGAGCTGCGACCACGGACACGCTCCAACCCTGAAGGTGCTGAGGACCGTCGTAGCAGCACGGGCAGCCTGGGAGGCAGCAGTAACCCAAACATATCTCAGCCTGCTGTGGGCAGTCGTGTGGAGGGGGAGGGCGAAGCTTCAACCAGCGACAGTCCTCCGagttccaccaccaccactgtctcaacagctgctgctcagactgtagttccagctgcagctgcagtgacgGCTGCAGCCAGTGCTTCAGTGCCTCTATCTACTGCAGCTGTTGCAGCCAAAGAGAGGCCGAAGCCCACGCAGCAGCATCCCCCACTGACAACCCCCGTCCCTCCACCAGCAGAGTACCAGCTCCGAGTTCCCCGTGTCAACTGCCCAGAGAAAGTG ATTATCTGCTTAGACCTTTCTGAAGAGATGTCTTTGCCAAAGTTAGAATCTTTTAATGG GTCTAAAACAAATGCCCTGAACATTTCTCAGAAGATGATTGAGATGTTTGTCAGAACTAAACACAAGATTGACAAACGGCATGAGTTTGCCCTGGTTGTAGTCAATGATGATGCCCTATGG CTGTCGGGCTTCACGTCTGACCCCCGGGAGCTGTGCAGCTGTCTGTATGATCTGGAGACCAATGTGTGCGAGTCCTTCA ACCTGGAGGATCTTCTTAATGTAAT TCGCCAGAAGATTGAGCTACCGTTGATGGAGAACGTTCAGACCATCCCACCTCCTTATGTGGTGCGGACCGTGCTCATCTACAGCCGACATGCAGGACAGCTTCAGTTCAACCCTTCTGAGGCTGTTAGT aaaatGCTACAGTCtccatattttttctttgatgtgGTCTACCTACACAACGGggtggaggagcagggggaTGAGACGAGCTGGAGG GACAACTATACCTCTTTCTGCAACCTGGACTCAAAGGGCGTTTGCTATCGCTTCGAAGTTTCCCTGAGTGGACCCGCTCTCGAGCTGCACAACTGCATGGCCAAACTTCTGGCTCACCCTTTACAGAGACCTTTCCAGAGTCATGCTTCTTACAGCCTGCTGGAGGGGGAGGACCCCCAGGACATTGAGGCAACAGTCTAA
- the ushbp1 gene encoding colorectal mutant cancer protein → MEDSSLVRCDSLDTGSGYDREVIDHMTFDPEGSDSTANLEPSPAELAQCEAEVGTLLSIIAELNKKMGSLKAPSEPGDLRPPGPCRPLVPDLLSHRLVRSSPERHAVSAATSKPALIDRGGSGVVWTKLQEVLSSVEDSISCRRTWAAPITASDQDKQEEHLRAAQESWVKAAQMLEEMEKEFGISCPSALPKDQYQRDTVDLEKHDSALRSTSHSHQEELERAQNTISQMEEEKNKLAGLHKAWRSGSRSPSYRPTAGPLSPDLASPPFPGSPLLHRRTARGPTPLSAGGDGSPLGSVNSGSPCPSPISLESETERLNRYIERLKARNERLTAALERRKGESEQITITLNRLESDCSALQLALKYCEECEEAYSELLSLYESKRQQSIPLQTDPAEAVGDRQQPDSPSSQLRNMGTEELSTSFSTAGVTEETETRSYTGQRSPELVNREAALRQQIERLKRDRAAICLPKPSAGVESKLSPETGHPAGSRGGHVVKDNVKPPDVKKEKASLFYELISVREEMSDLRALIRLKEKDLRCLEWSLMAQKAQEAAGVFIPESLREELEEDRKTEQQRLCETTAKLGGDGDIAGPRTRPILKELQAVLQREQALKKRLALVHDSLSTALSDSASHRRDNGEQIARLTQAHSKALSSYRQIRRKYREQVWRLEQKVVAMTESHHNQSGAPKTAEEAVEWRREETIL, encoded by the exons ATGGAG GATTCCAGCCTGGTCAGATGTGACAGCCTGGATACTGGGTCAGGGTATGACAGGGAGGTGATTGACcatatgacctttgaccctgaggGCTCCGACTCCACAGCAAACCTCGAGCCTTCACCAGCAGAATTGGCTCAGTGTGAGGCGGAGGTGGGCACACTGCTCAGCATCATCGCTGAACTGAACAAGAAGATGGGGTCATTAAAGGCACCGAG tgaaCCAGGGGACCTGAGACCACCAGGCCCATGCAGGCCTTTGGTTCCTGACCTTTTGTCTCACAGACTGGTCAGAAGCAGCCCAGAGAGACATGCTGTCTCTGCTGCCACATCTAAACCTGCACTGATTGACCGAG GGGGCAGTGGTGTAGTGTGGACAAAGCTGCAGGAGGTTTTATCATCAGTGGAGGACTCCATCAGCTGTAGAAGGACCTGGGCTGCTCCCATCACAGCTTCTGACCAGGACAAGCAAGAAGAGCATCTGAGAGCAGCACAGGAGAGCTGGGTTAAAGCAGCTCAG ATGTTGGAGGAGATGGAAAAAGAGTTTGGGATATCGTGCCCGTCAGCCCTGCCAAAGGACCAGTATCAGAGGGATACCGTGGATCTGGAGAAACATGACTCTGCTCTCAGAAGCACCTCTCACAGTcaccaggaggagctggagagagcacaaaacacaatcagccagatggaggaggagaagaacaaG CTGGCTGGTCTCCATAAGGCCTGGAGGTCAGGCAGTCGCTCTCCTTCCTACCGTCCCACTGCTGGGCCTCTTAGTCCAGACTTggcctctcctccctttcctggTTCTCCTTTACTCCACAGAAGAACAGCCAGAGGTCCGACACCTCTGTCTGCTGGGGGAGATGGCTCTCCACTGGGCTCTGTAAACTCTGGCAGTCCTTGTCCCAGCCCCATCAGCCTGGAGTCCGAGACAGAACGACTGAACAG GTACATCGAGAGGCTGAAGGCTAGAAATGAACGTCTGACTGCAGCTCTGGAGCGAAGGAAGGGAGAGTCGGAGCAGATCACTATCACACTAAACAGACTTGAGTCTGACTGCTCTGCCCTGCAGTTGGCTCTCAAATACTG tgaggagtgtgaggaggCCTACAGCGAGCTACTGTCACTTTATGAGAGCAAGAGGCAGCAAAGCAttcctctgcagacagaccCAGCAG AGGCTGTCGGTGACAGGCAGCAGCCCGACAGTCCATCATCTCAGCTCAGGAACATGGGAACTGAAGAGCTGTCCACCTCCTTCTCAACAGCAGGGGTCACAGAGGAGACGGAAACACGGAGTTACACAGGGCAGAG GTCACCTGAGCTGGTGAATCGAGAGGCTGCTCTCCGTCAACAAATTGAGCGTCTGAAGAGGGACCGGGCAGCCATTTGCCTCCCGAAACCAAGCGCAGGAGTGGAGAGCAAACTGAGCCCTGAAACCGGTCACCCAGCTGGGTCACGAGGGGGACATGTGGTTAAAGATAACGTCAAACCTCCTGATGTGAAGAAGGAGAAGGCTTCCCTCTTCTACGAACTCATTTCTGTCAGG gAGGAGATGTCAGATCTGCGAGCTCTGATCCGCCTGAAAGAGAAAGACCTGAGGTGTCTGGAGTGGAGTTTAATGGCCCAGAAGGCCCAGGAAGCAGCTGGAGTTTTCATCCCTGAAAGTctcagagaggagctggaggaggatcGTAAGACTGAACAACAG AGGCTCTGTGAGACCACAGCTAAACTGGGTGGTGATGGGGACATTGCCGGACCTCGAACCAGGCCCATTCTGAAAGAGCTCCAGGCCGTCCTGCAAAG ggaACAAGCCCTGAAGAAGAGATTAGCTTTAGTCCATGACTCATTGAGCACAGCTCTCTCAGACAGCGCCTCGCACAGGAGGGACAATGGAGAGCAGATTGCACGGCTCACACAAGCTCACAG TAAAGCCTTGAGCTCGTATCGGCAGATTCGCAGGAAGTATCGGGAGCAGGTATGGCGGCTGGAGCAGAAAGTGGTGGCCATGACGGAGAGTCACCACAACCAGAGTGGAGCCCCAAAAACGGCAGAGGAGGCcgtggagtggaggagggaagagacTATTTTGTGA